A stretch of Candidatus Sphingomonas phytovorans DNA encodes these proteins:
- a CDS encoding electron transfer flavoprotein-ubiquinone oxidoreductase: MSERESMPYDVVIVGAGPAGLSAAIRLKQLAAEKGGEISVCVLEKGSEVGAHVLSGAVVDPKGLDELIPDWRDKGCPLAEVPVTDNQHWILTKTKKFGLPHLFTPPFMHNKGTYTGSLGNLCRWLAGQAEELGVEIFPGFAAAEILFNDDGSVKGVATGDMGVARDGTHKPDYTPGLELHAKYTFLGEGVRGHLTKELIRTFDLAKDAQPQVYGLGIKELWDIKPEHHVPGRVIHTQGWPLSDGASGGGFFYHQANGQVAIGFVTWLNYTNPYLSPFQEMQRWKTHPAIAAMLEGGKRVSYGARAISDGGLQSVPKLVFPGGALIGDSAGFLNVPRIKGSHTAVKSGIMAAEAAYDAVQAGRAGDELSAYPEAFEQSWVKKELSVVRNVVPLVKTFGDFIGSGLAGITMWLENFGIRMPFTLKHHPDNESLWRKDQARKIDYPKPDGVLTFDRLSSVFLSNTNHEEDQPVHLTLKDPTIPVAYDLPMYDEPAQRYCPAGVYEIVGEETGDPKFVINAQNCVHCKTCDIKDPTQNINWVVPEGGGGPNYPNM; this comes from the coding sequence ATGAGCGAACGCGAGTCCATGCCTTATGACGTCGTGATCGTTGGTGCCGGGCCTGCTGGCCTGTCCGCCGCGATCCGGCTGAAGCAGTTGGCGGCCGAAAAGGGTGGTGAAATTTCAGTCTGCGTGCTCGAAAAGGGCTCGGAGGTCGGGGCGCATGTCCTGTCCGGCGCGGTGGTCGATCCAAAGGGGCTCGACGAACTGATTCCGGACTGGCGCGACAAAGGCTGTCCGCTGGCTGAGGTGCCGGTCACCGACAACCAGCACTGGATTTTGACGAAGACGAAGAAATTCGGCCTGCCGCACCTCTTCACCCCGCCCTTCATGCACAACAAGGGCACCTATACGGGATCGCTGGGCAATCTCTGCCGCTGGCTCGCTGGCCAGGCCGAGGAACTGGGCGTCGAGATATTCCCGGGCTTCGCCGCGGCCGAGATACTGTTCAACGACGACGGGTCGGTGAAGGGCGTCGCGACCGGCGACATGGGCGTGGCGCGGGACGGCACCCACAAGCCCGATTACACGCCGGGCCTCGAGCTCCATGCGAAATACACGTTCCTCGGCGAAGGGGTGCGCGGGCATCTCACCAAGGAGCTGATCCGCACCTTCGACCTGGCGAAGGACGCGCAGCCGCAGGTCTACGGCCTCGGCATCAAGGAATTGTGGGACATCAAGCCGGAACATCATGTTCCCGGCCGCGTGATCCACACTCAGGGCTGGCCGCTGTCCGACGGGGCGAGCGGTGGCGGCTTCTTCTATCACCAGGCGAACGGGCAGGTCGCGATCGGGTTCGTCACCTGGCTCAACTACACCAACCCCTATCTTTCGCCGTTCCAGGAGATGCAGCGCTGGAAGACCCATCCGGCGATCGCGGCCATGCTGGAGGGCGGCAAGCGAGTCTCCTATGGCGCGCGCGCGATCAGCGATGGCGGGCTGCAATCGGTGCCGAAGCTGGTCTTTCCGGGCGGCGCGCTGATCGGGGATTCGGCCGGTTTCCTCAACGTGCCTCGGATCAAGGGCAGCCATACCGCGGTGAAGAGCGGGATCATGGCCGCCGAGGCTGCCTATGATGCGGTCCAGGCAGGCCGCGCCGGCGATGAACTGAGCGCCTATCCGGAAGCGTTCGAGCAGAGCTGGGTGAAGAAGGAACTGTCGGTCGTCCGCAACGTCGTGCCGCTGGTGAAGACCTTCGGGGATTTCATCGGGTCGGGTTTGGCCGGCATCACCATGTGGCTGGAGAATTTCGGCATCCGCATGCCGTTCACGCTGAAGCATCACCCGGACAATGAGAGCCTGTGGCGCAAGGACCAGGCCCGGAAGATCGACTATCCCAAGCCGGACGGCGTGCTGACCTTCGACCGGCTTTCCTCCGTGTTCCTGTCGAACACCAATCATGAGGAGGACCAGCCGGTCCATCTGACGCTCAAGGACCCGACCATCCCGGTGGCCTACGACCTGCCGATGTATGACGAGCCGGCGCAGCGTTATTGCCCGGCGGGTGTTTACGAGATCGTGGGCGAGGAAACGGGCGATCCGAAGTTCGTGATCAACGCGCAGAACTGCGTCCATTGCAAGACGTGCGACATCAAGGACCCGACCCAGAACATCAACTGGGTGGTGCCGGAAGGCGGCGGAGGGCCGAATTATCCGAACATGTGA
- a CDS encoding uracil-DNA glycosylase codes for MGADQHIDWRTAAASALEWWRDAGVDASIDESPRDWLAPVEPPKPVRRVQAVAAAPVVARPLPSTLAAFEAWRLGPEAPEADWPGQPLAAQGPSSSNIMVLIDLPEREDADSGILMSGPAGRLFDRMLAAIGRDRGSIYLVPVCASRPVAGRVAPEIEERLNQVARHHVLLAAPKRLLLLGNAPSRALLGADAARMRGSLHGINLGGGKGPPGDNDVATQAVASFHPRFLIERPAAKAEAWKDLQMLIGDLDT; via the coding sequence ATGGGGGCGGACCAGCATATCGATTGGCGAACGGCGGCAGCGAGCGCGCTTGAGTGGTGGCGCGACGCCGGAGTCGACGCCTCGATCGACGAGTCGCCACGCGACTGGCTGGCACCGGTCGAACCGCCGAAACCTGTCAGACGCGTTCAAGCCGTAGCGGCAGCACCGGTCGTCGCACGGCCTCTGCCGAGCACGCTGGCGGCCTTCGAGGCGTGGCGCCTCGGGCCCGAAGCGCCCGAGGCAGACTGGCCCGGCCAGCCGCTCGCGGCACAGGGGCCCTCTTCTTCCAACATCATGGTCCTGATCGACCTGCCGGAACGCGAGGATGCAGATTCGGGTATCCTGATGAGCGGCCCGGCCGGGCGGCTGTTCGATCGCATGCTCGCCGCGATCGGGCGGGACCGGGGCTCGATCTATCTCGTACCGGTCTGCGCGAGCCGGCCCGTCGCCGGGCGGGTTGCGCCCGAAATCGAGGAACGGCTGAACCAGGTCGCCCGTCATCACGTCTTGCTCGCTGCGCCGAAGCGGCTGTTATTGCTGGGCAACGCGCCGAGCCGTGCCCTGCTTGGGGCGGATGCGGCCCGCATGCGGGGTAGTTTACACGGCATTAACCTTGGTGGCGGAAAAGGGCCGCCGGGGGACAACGACGTCGCGACACAGGCGGTGGCGAGCTTCCATCCCCGCTTCCTGATCGAGCGACCGGCCGCCAAAGCCGAAGCATGGAAAGATTTGCAGATGCTGATCGGGGATCTGGACACGTGA
- a CDS encoding lytic transglycosylase domain-containing protein, with protein sequence MGSTPATGRIVPDQLDAEQRAGYRAVFQSIRGQKWLDAQIQLDSMKPGPLHALARAELLTAKGSPKADLDPLMKLLSEAPELPQAQQIAVLASSRGAVGLPPLPEARKLTWIDGAPARLRAKSIKSDMIAGELAIRMQPFVKADDGVSAQALLESMQNLSPDALTEWQQKVAWMYFLAGDDNNARAMATKASTGTGDWAVQGDWVAALAAWRQRDCTAAGQGFTRVAARASDIELRAAGLYWASRADMQCGRPDLVEGRLKNAAQYRETFYGLLARQTLGIHDPAARQADTLLANDWQTLARRPNIRVAAALVEIGENGLADAVIRQQARIGDTSEFPALVRLTGALNLPSTVVWLSHNGPVGATPPVESRYPAPNWTPDGGWRVDKALVFAHTLQESRFRTDVVSPAGAYGLMQVRPGAATDIARKQGRSFDRSALSNPGTNMEVGQSYLEQLRDQACTGGLLPKVIAAYNAGPVPVEAWNAQARDGGDPLLYIESIPYWETRGYVITVLRNYWMYEGQTGKPNSPSRVALSQGLWPRFPGMAGASAVRLSSSALNPGSSTNFKAISSVSVPASVASAN encoded by the coding sequence ATCGGCTCGACGCCCGCCACCGGCCGCATCGTACCCGATCAGCTCGATGCTGAGCAGCGCGCCGGCTACCGCGCCGTGTTCCAGAGCATCCGCGGCCAGAAATGGCTGGACGCGCAAATTCAGCTCGATTCGATGAAGCCCGGGCCGCTCCACGCCCTTGCCCGCGCTGAACTGCTCACTGCCAAGGGTTCGCCCAAGGCCGATCTCGATCCGCTGATGAAGCTGCTGAGCGAAGCGCCTGAACTGCCCCAGGCGCAGCAGATCGCGGTGCTGGCCAGCTCGCGTGGTGCCGTCGGCCTGCCGCCGCTGCCCGAGGCCCGCAAGCTCACCTGGATCGACGGCGCCCCTGCCCGCCTGCGCGCCAAGAGCATCAAGAGCGACATGATCGCCGGCGAGCTCGCGATCCGCATGCAGCCCTTCGTGAAGGCCGATGACGGCGTCTCCGCCCAGGCACTGCTCGAATCGATGCAGAACCTGTCGCCCGACGCGCTGACCGAGTGGCAGCAAAAGGTCGCCTGGATGTATTTCCTGGCGGGCGACGACAATAATGCCCGCGCGATGGCGACCAAGGCCTCGACCGGCACCGGCGACTGGGCCGTGCAGGGCGACTGGGTCGCGGCACTCGCCGCGTGGCGGCAGCGCGACTGCACCGCAGCCGGGCAAGGCTTCACCAGGGTGGCCGCGCGCGCCAGCGATATCGAGCTTCGCGCGGCCGGGCTGTACTGGGCATCGCGCGCCGACATGCAGTGCGGCCGCCCCGACCTCGTCGAAGGCCGGCTGAAGAACGCAGCCCAGTATCGCGAGACTTTCTACGGCCTGCTCGCGCGCCAGACGCTCGGCATTCACGATCCCGCCGCCCGGCAGGCCGATACCCTGCTCGCCAATGACTGGCAGACGCTAGCCCGCCGCCCGAACATCCGGGTCGCCGCGGCCCTGGTCGAAATCGGCGAGAATGGTCTTGCCGACGCGGTGATCCGCCAGCAGGCGCGAATCGGCGACACCTCCGAATTCCCGGCGCTTGTCAGGCTGACCGGTGCGCTCAACTTGCCCAGCACCGTCGTCTGGCTCTCGCATAACGGGCCGGTCGGGGCGACGCCGCCGGTCGAATCGCGCTATCCCGCGCCGAACTGGACGCCCGATGGCGGCTGGCGTGTCGACAAGGCCCTGGTGTTCGCCCACACGCTCCAGGAATCCCGGTTCCGCACCGACGTGGTCAGCCCGGCCGGCGCCTATGGCCTGATGCAGGTCCGCCCCGGCGCCGCGACCGATATCGCGCGCAAGCAGGGCCGCAGCTTCGATCGCTCGGCGCTGAGCAATCCGGGCACCAACATGGAAGTCGGCCAGAGCTACCTTGAGCAATTGCGCGACCAGGCGTGCACGGGCGGCCTGCTGCCCAAGGTGATCGCAGCCTATAATGCCGGCCCGGTCCCGGTCGAGGCATGGAACGCCCAGGCTCGCGATGGCGGCGATCCGCTGCTCTATATCGAATCGATCCCTTATTGGGAGACGCGCGGCTACGTCATCACCGTGCTGCGCAACTACTGGATGTATGAGGGGCAGACCGGAAAGCCCAATTCGCCCAGCCGCGTCGCCCTGTCGCAAGGCCTGTGGCCGCGCTTCCCCGGCATGGCCGGCGCAAGCGCCGTTCGGCTCAGTTCGAGCGCGCTGAATCCGGGCTCGTCCACCAATTTCAAGGCCATCAGCTCGGTATCGGTCCCGGCATCGGTCGCCAGTGCCAATTGA
- the moaB gene encoding molybdenum cofactor biosynthesis protein B, which translates to MPIDENAAFLPVRIAVLTISDSRGLADDRSGDILVERLKAAGHILADRAIVTDDVSSIVSRLHAWIDEPQVDCVITTGGTGVTGRDVTPEAIERVQDKPIPGFGELFRWLSYQTIGTSTIQSRACACVTRGTYIFALPGSTGAVKDGWDGILKDQLDSRHRPCNFVELMPRLLER; encoded by the coding sequence GTGCCAATTGACGAGAACGCCGCCTTCCTGCCGGTCAGGATCGCGGTGCTCACCATCTCCGACAGCCGCGGCCTCGCCGACGACCGGTCGGGAGACATTCTTGTCGAGCGGCTGAAGGCAGCGGGCCATATCCTTGCCGACCGCGCCATCGTCACCGATGACGTCTCGTCGATCGTCAGCCGCCTCCACGCCTGGATCGATGAACCGCAGGTCGATTGCGTCATCACCACCGGCGGGACCGGCGTAACCGGGCGGGACGTGACGCCCGAGGCGATCGAGCGGGTCCAGGACAAACCCATTCCCGGCTTTGGCGAACTGTTCCGCTGGCTCAGCTACCAGACGATCGGCACCTCAACCATCCAGTCACGTGCCTGCGCCTGCGTCACCCGCGGCACCTATATCTTCGCGCTGCCTGGGTCGACCGGCGCGGTGAAGGACGGGTGGGACGGTATCCTCAAGGACCAGCTCGACAGCCGCCACCGGCCCTGCAACTTCGTCGAGCTGATGCCGCGCCTGCTTGAACGCTGA
- a CDS encoding YbjN domain-containing protein yields MKIGLYALGLAAMAVPSAGMAADRVVDVSSVKNVAALLQEAGYKAEIKKGNDGGSYIESGANGSGFQLTFYGCTNDAGCNSFEFYSYFKKEPFFSVAMANEWNAKKRFLKVTIDDDGDLAEYLYVSALGKMTYDNFKDYIDWYASMDSDLSGFIKEKREAAGGVKPKGSTS; encoded by the coding sequence ATGAAGATCGGGCTGTATGCGCTGGGGCTGGCGGCGATGGCGGTCCCGTCGGCGGGCATGGCCGCCGACCGGGTGGTCGATGTCAGCAGCGTGAAGAATGTCGCCGCGCTTCTCCAGGAGGCCGGGTACAAGGCTGAGATCAAGAAGGGCAACGACGGCGGCAGCTATATCGAGAGCGGCGCCAACGGCAGCGGGTTCCAGCTGACATTCTATGGCTGCACCAATGACGCCGGCTGCAATTCCTTCGAATTCTACAGCTATTTCAAGAAGGAGCCCTTCTTCTCGGTCGCCATGGCGAATGAGTGGAATGCGAAGAAGCGCTTCCTGAAGGTCACCATCGACGATGACGGCGACCTTGCCGAATATCTCTACGTGTCGGCACTGGGCAAAATGACCTACGACAATTTCAAGGACTATATCGACTGGTACGCGTCGATGGATTCGGATCTTTCCGGTTTCATAAAGGAGAAGCGCGAAGCGGCGGGGGGCGTAAAGCCGAAAGGCTCGACCAGCTGA
- a CDS encoding VOC family protein — protein MARLNYVELPVADVPAAKAFYASAFGWTFTDFGPAYAATTTGDTDLGLDGDTAQHTAHLLPVIEVDDLAAAEVTVVAAGGTITMPIFAFPGGRRFHFRDPAGHELAAMQPDADTA, from the coding sequence ATGGCGCGCTTGAATTATGTGGAGCTACCGGTGGCCGATGTCCCGGCGGCTAAAGCCTTTTATGCGTCAGCCTTTGGCTGGACCTTCACCGATTTCGGGCCCGCATATGCCGCAACCACGACGGGGGACACCGATCTGGGCCTTGACGGTGATACGGCGCAGCATACGGCGCACCTGCTGCCCGTGATCGAGGTTGACGATCTCGCAGCGGCCGAGGTCACGGTGGTCGCCGCAGGCGGAACCATCACGATGCCGATCTTCGCCTTTCCGGGCGGGCGGCGCTTCCATTTCCGTGATCCGGCTGGCCATGAACTCGCGGCGATGCAACCGGATGCCGACACGGCATAG
- a CDS encoding PA0069 family radical SAM protein, with amino-acid sequence MAKSRPVRGATQNQESVRFNLPERDADGDWLDNRELLDEGPPPLRTTVTVEKPRTIITRNTSPDIGFDRSINPYRGCEHGCIYCFARPTHAFHDLSPGLDFESRLFAKPDAPALLRAELAKRGYVVRPIAFGTNTDPYQPIEADWRITRQCIEILSETGHPLTITTKSDRVVRDIDLLAPMATRGLSAVAVSITSLDPRIAMTVEPRAPTPPRRLAAVRKLVDAGIPTYVSIAPVIPAITDHELEHLIERAAEAGAYGVTFLPVRLPYEVAPLFRAWLDEHFPDRAGKVMATIQSIRGGRDNDPQFHSRMRGSGPWAELLRTRFKIACRKHGLVREWKQLRTDLFRPPPGRQGELFD; translated from the coding sequence ATGGCAAAATCCCGTCCCGTCCGCGGCGCGACGCAAAACCAGGAAAGCGTCAGATTCAACCTGCCCGAGCGGGACGCGGATGGCGACTGGCTCGACAACCGCGAACTGCTCGACGAAGGGCCTCCCCCGTTACGCACCACCGTAACCGTCGAGAAACCGCGCACGATCATTACCCGAAACACCTCGCCCGACATCGGTTTCGACCGCTCGATCAATCCGTATCGCGGCTGCGAGCATGGCTGCATCTACTGCTTCGCGCGACCGACTCATGCGTTCCACGACCTGTCACCCGGCCTGGATTTCGAAAGCAGGCTGTTCGCCAAGCCGGACGCGCCTGCACTGCTTCGCGCCGAACTGGCGAAGCGCGGCTATGTCGTTCGACCGATTGCGTTCGGGACCAACACCGACCCCTATCAGCCGATCGAGGCCGACTGGCGGATCACGCGGCAATGCATCGAGATATTGTCCGAAACCGGCCATCCGCTGACGATCACCACCAAATCCGACCGGGTCGTCCGCGATATCGATCTGCTGGCGCCAATGGCCACAAGGGGGCTCTCGGCAGTGGCGGTGTCCATCACATCGCTCGATCCGCGTATCGCGATGACGGTCGAGCCCCGTGCCCCTACCCCGCCGCGGCGCCTCGCGGCTGTGCGCAAGCTCGTCGACGCGGGCATCCCGACCTATGTCTCGATCGCGCCGGTCATTCCGGCGATCACCGACCACGAGCTTGAGCATCTGATCGAGCGCGCGGCCGAGGCTGGCGCGTACGGCGTCACCTTCCTGCCGGTCCGCCTGCCCTATGAAGTGGCGCCACTGTTCAGGGCGTGGCTTGACGAACATTTTCCAGATCGCGCCGGCAAGGTCATGGCGACGATCCAGTCGATCCGGGGCGGGCGCGACAATGATCCGCAATTCCATAGCCGGATGCGCGGCAGTGGCCCCTGGGCTGAACTGTTGAGGACACGCTTCAAAATCGCATGTCGCAAACATGGCCTGGTCCGCGAATGGAAACAGCTTCGTACCGATCTCTTCCGCCCGCCGCCTGGTCGTCAGGGTGAATTGTTCGACTGA
- a CDS encoding EF-hand domain-containing protein has protein sequence MGEPFRSERGGIDPQDIWFQNADTDHDGALSRAEFSKDASRFFAVLDRGHDGEIDPDDIEYYETVLAPEIRVGGGDGGGGRFSGSGGGRSGGGHRGGGGGGGRGGGGGRHGGGGGADSSQSSTQGSGETRVTYGKQGAARYSYFDFPEPVTIADTNFNRGVDPAEFQHAADVRFAMLDKNGDGKIERSELPRLSTGPSRGNGRPGAVRVPADEATEGRPGGAP, from the coding sequence ATGGGGGAACCGTTCCGCAGTGAACGTGGCGGCATCGATCCGCAGGACATCTGGTTCCAGAATGCCGATACGGATCATGACGGGGCGTTGAGTCGTGCTGAATTCTCGAAGGACGCGTCGCGTTTCTTCGCCGTGCTCGATCGTGGCCATGATGGCGAGATCGATCCCGACGACATCGAATATTACGAGACCGTGCTGGCGCCCGAGATCCGTGTCGGCGGCGGGGATGGCGGGGGCGGCCGTTTTTCGGGCAGCGGCGGCGGCCGGAGCGGAGGCGGGCATCGCGGCGGGGGCGGCGGCGGTGGTAGAGGCGGTGGTGGTGGGCGTCATGGCGGTGGCGGCGGAGCCGATTCTAGTCAGAGCAGTACTCAGGGCAGTGGCGAGACCCGGGTCACCTATGGCAAGCAGGGCGCGGCGCGTTACAGCTATTTCGACTTTCCCGAGCCGGTGACGATCGCCGACACGAACTTCAACCGCGGTGTCGATCCGGCAGAATTCCAGCACGCCGCCGATGTCCGCTTTGCGATGCTCGACAAGAATGGCGACGGGAAGATCGAGCGTAGCGAATTGCCGCGACTGTCGACTGGTCCGTCCCGTGGCAATGGCCGGCCGGGTGCCGTGCGGGTGCCCGCTGACGAGGCGACTGAGGGCCGGCCCGGCGGTGCCCCCTGA
- a CDS encoding GDSL-type esterase/lipase family protein, translated as MATASACAEKKQPAPVPLYVGGRVVVETDGSMRFGWPGVYFEGRFKGNGLTVRLRNGADRLRLLIDGVEKASFARTGHVDARIDGLGDSEHSVRLEKLGETQDDESRLFGIFPAGEGVPLSPPGRTGRQIEFIGDSYTVGYGNGSPGRICTTAQVRDTTDTQRAFGPIVARRLGADYRVNAYSGFGVVRNYGGSRPGESMPGLYQRLIPKDPAPVEIDPRGWHPQFIVVNLGTNDFSTPLQAGESWASQAALHTAYRARYLGFARDLMAREPNARLILMGADAFIADVRQVADELGSKAPGRVSTVHFERLDLEGCDWHPSLKDHKHLADLLQAEIGRIAATPAYQGPFRAFGP; from the coding sequence CTGGCAACTGCCTCGGCTTGCGCGGAGAAGAAGCAGCCGGCGCCTGTCCCGCTTTATGTCGGCGGTCGTGTGGTTGTCGAAACGGATGGATCGATGCGCTTCGGTTGGCCGGGGGTCTATTTCGAGGGGCGCTTCAAGGGCAACGGCCTGACTGTCAGGCTTCGAAACGGAGCCGACCGGCTGCGCCTGCTGATCGACGGGGTCGAGAAAGCGAGCTTCGCACGGACCGGGCATGTCGATGCGCGAATCGATGGCCTTGGCGATAGCGAGCACAGCGTTCGCCTCGAAAAGCTCGGCGAAACCCAGGACGATGAGAGTCGCCTGTTCGGCATCTTCCCGGCCGGCGAGGGGGTTCCGCTCTCGCCTCCGGGGCGGACCGGCCGGCAGATCGAGTTCATCGGGGATTCCTATACGGTCGGTTACGGCAATGGGTCGCCCGGAAGGATTTGCACGACCGCCCAAGTGCGGGACACCACCGACACGCAACGGGCCTTTGGGCCAATCGTCGCGCGTCGACTGGGTGCGGACTATCGGGTCAACGCCTATTCTGGTTTCGGCGTGGTCCGCAATTATGGGGGAAGCCGACCCGGCGAGAGCATGCCGGGGCTCTACCAGCGCCTCATCCCGAAAGACCCGGCGCCGGTCGAGATCGATCCCCGTGGCTGGCATCCGCAGTTCATTGTCGTCAATCTCGGTACCAACGACTTCTCCACGCCTCTCCAGGCGGGCGAGTCCTGGGCGAGCCAGGCTGCGCTCCACACCGCCTATCGCGCGCGCTATCTCGGTTTCGCGCGCGACCTGATGGCACGCGAGCCGAACGCGCGGCTGATCCTGATGGGTGCCGACGCGTTCATCGCCGATGTCCGGCAGGTTGCGGACGAGCTCGGGAGCAAGGCGCCGGGGCGGGTCTCCACCGTCCATTTCGAGAGGCTCGATCTGGAGGGCTGCGACTGGCATCCCTCGCTGAAGGATCACAAGCATCTCGCTGACCTGCTCCAGGCGGAGATCGGACGCATTGCTGCGACGCCCGCTTATCAGGGGCCGTTTCGGGCCTTTGGACCTTGA
- the rutA gene encoding pyrimidine utilization protein A, translating to MQVGVFVPINNNGWLISENAPQYKPSFDMNKEIALSAEKHGLDFLLSMIKLRGFGGKTEFWEYGLESFTLMAGLAAVTEKIKIYATCPTLVIPPAFAARMCNTIDSISHGRFGLNLITGWQRPEYSQMGMWPGDEHFRNRYQMLDEYAHILRELWAEGVSDFKGQYYQMEDCRVRPTPTGDMKIICAGSSDDGLAFSAKWADYAFCLGKGVNTPKAFAFNNDRLAVATARTGRDVSVFVLIMIIAAETDEEAMAKWKSYNDGVDIDAIAWLADQGAADKHNPTTNVRQLAAPEGAVNINMGTLVGSYASVARMLDEMAEVPNTGGVLLTFDDFIEGVEMFGTRIQPLMKCRAGKA from the coding sequence ATGCAAGTCGGCGTTTTCGTGCCCATCAACAATAATGGCTGGCTCATCTCGGAGAACGCTCCGCAGTACAAGCCGAGCTTCGACATGAACAAGGAGATCGCGCTCAGCGCCGAGAAGCACGGGCTGGATTTCCTCCTGTCGATGATCAAGCTGCGCGGCTTCGGCGGCAAGACCGAGTTCTGGGAATATGGACTGGAAAGCTTCACGCTGATGGCCGGGCTTGCCGCCGTCACCGAGAAGATCAAGATCTACGCGACCTGCCCGACGCTCGTCATCCCGCCTGCCTTCGCTGCGCGGATGTGCAACACGATCGATTCGATCAGCCATGGGCGCTTCGGGCTCAACCTGATCACCGGCTGGCAGCGGCCAGAGTACAGCCAGATGGGCATGTGGCCCGGCGATGAGCATTTTAGAAACCGTTACCAGATGTTGGACGAATATGCTCACATTCTGCGCGAGCTTTGGGCCGAAGGCGTGTCGGACTTCAAAGGCCAATATTACCAGATGGAGGATTGCCGAGTCAGGCCGACGCCGACCGGCGACATGAAGATCATCTGCGCCGGGTCGTCCGATGACGGCCTCGCCTTCTCGGCGAAATGGGCCGATTATGCGTTCTGCCTCGGCAAGGGAGTCAACACGCCCAAGGCCTTCGCCTTCAACAATGATCGCCTCGCCGTCGCGACCGCAAGGACGGGCCGGGACGTCTCGGTCTTCGTGCTGATCATGATCATCGCCGCCGAAACCGACGAGGAGGCGATGGCCAAGTGGAAATCCTACAATGACGGGGTCGATATCGACGCGATCGCCTGGCTCGCGGACCAGGGCGCGGCTGACAAGCACAACCCCACCACCAATGTCCGCCAGCTCGCGGCGCCGGAGGGGGCCGTGAACATCAACATGGGCACGCTGGTGGGCAGCTATGCAAGCGTGGCGCGCATGCTCGACGAGATGGCGGAGGTGCCGAATACGGGCGGCGTGTTGCTTACCTTCGACGATTTCATCGAAGGGGTGGAAATGTTCGGCACCCGTATCCAGCCGCTGATGAAGTGCCGCGCCGGCAAGGCATGA
- the rutD gene encoding pyrimidine utilization protein D: MMEAAGLWYEWHGAQDGEVLILSPGMGGSAAYWEPNLAVLGARYRLLLYDHRGTGRSDRSLPDGVTVATMAADVLALIEELGIGQAHFVGHALGGLIGLELARIFPGIGRIVVVNGWATLDPHFARCFETRLELLHKSGPAAYVRAQPFFLYPANWISKNVARLDAEGAHQLAHFPTAEILEKRIAAARAFELPSDISADILLLMSEDDMLVPSHCSALLAERLGEVTRVAMPWGGHACNVTDPDRFNIIVLDFLGS; this comes from the coding sequence CTGATGGAGGCAGCCGGGCTCTGGTACGAATGGCATGGCGCCCAGGACGGGGAGGTACTCATCCTCTCGCCCGGAATGGGGGGCTCCGCTGCATATTGGGAGCCGAACCTGGCGGTGCTCGGTGCGCGCTATCGGCTGCTGCTCTACGATCATCGCGGCACGGGACGGAGCGACCGATCGCTGCCCGACGGCGTCACCGTCGCGACCATGGCAGCCGATGTGCTGGCGCTGATCGAGGAACTGGGGATCGGGCAGGCGCATTTCGTCGGCCATGCGCTGGGCGGACTGATCGGGCTCGAACTCGCACGGATATTCCCGGGGATCGGGAGGATCGTCGTCGTCAATGGCTGGGCTACTCTCGATCCGCACTTCGCGCGATGCTTCGAGACTCGGCTCGAACTGCTGCACAAGAGCGGGCCGGCAGCTTATGTCCGGGCGCAGCCCTTCTTCCTCTACCCGGCCAACTGGATATCGAAGAATGTCGCGCGCCTCGATGCGGAGGGCGCGCACCAACTTGCCCATTTCCCGACCGCGGAGATTCTCGAGAAGCGGATTGCGGCGGCCAGGGCGTTCGAACTGCCGTCCGATATCTCCGCCGACATCCTGCTGCTGATGTCGGAAGACGACATGCTCGTGCCATCACACTGTTCGGCGTTGCTTGCCGAGCGCCTGGGGGAGGTGACGCGCGTCGCGATGCCGTGGGGCGGCCATGCCTGCAACGTCACCGATCCGGATCGCTTCAACATCATCGTGCTCGATTTTCTGGGGAGCTAA